TTATCATGTTTGTTTGTCACACTGGCAAATCATCGAGCCCATATTAGGCCTCATCAGGAGTAAACATGGTATCATAATCTCTTCATCTACTAATTCTAATACACTAGAAATCTGAATCTTGCAGGTGGGAGTACGAGGAAGCAATTTGGCATGCCAGATCTCAATAGAATGACTAGTAACAACTTGCCAGCGAACACTAAATTCCAATAGCTGTCAAGCATTCATTCCATATGCTTTGTGAAGGTTTGGTTTCCAAATCCACGTGCAGTACTTCGTAAGTAGGAGTTTAGCAAGTAATGATTCAAGGTTGGTTAACAAATGTCAACCCTGCTTGGCCAATAAAAGCAACAATCAACTTGGCCATATCCCTAAATCCCAGCCAAATTTGGGTGACCATAAAACATTTCAAGCGGTCCAGTGTTTCAATTAAGAAAATTACATGAGAAATTTGAGTCGTATGAAGTTTCGTTTCAATTAAGAAAACTACGTGAGAAACTTAAGTCTTTAATAAAGACAGTAGACAACGAACTGCACATGAGCTCCTAAACCCACAGCAATTCCAACTAAGGCATCTCATGGCTCATGGCTCATGGCTCATGGCTCATGGTGGCACTGTTCAACAGTGCTTGTTGCTTCATttttcaaagaaaacaaataaatcattattcacgcattaaacaacaaaattattttaactgTTTTTTAAAGATGTTACCTTATTtgctatataattttttttagagacgttacctttttctttttgcttttcctttttattatttgttaattcttctatttaaaattttaaagtggtCACCTTTacattaattaaagtttaaggttttaattatttattgaaagggataaatttcaaaatcatatatgaactttaatttaatatgctatttgatatataattttttttatttacatttgatacatgaactttgatttggtgcaattgtacacataaaactttgattgtgcttcaaatgtatacataaaactttaattttgattcaatcatgcatatttaaagaaataaatacatcaatttatttttatattggataaataaaattatttatgtatgcaatatataagcgtaaaataatattatatcaataattgtgttaataatttacaaaatcaacattcataaataaaattacacattagacTAAAGTTCATATATAGTTGTGAGATTTATCtctaaataaaatgataaaaaagtaaaacttttttatattttttagcattattcatacatatatacatcggTGCACACTACTCCGATTGGTGCAGCTAAAATAAGATGGAATGAGCCAATACAATTTGAATGGACCGAAATTTTCTTTGATACGAAAATAAAATCGATTACTCTTATTTATTACTGAAACAATACACATCAACAACATTCCCTAAATTAATCTTTGTTAGTTTCTGCTTGCAATTGCAAATCCCATACATAATCAACAACTTTCCGAGCAAAACAAACTAGAAATCTTTAACTAAGATCtctgttagaattgtgtgacccaaattctaagagattgcttgcaagtcaagttaaacaaaaatatattttctttctagaagatttagtatttattagtataatatatttagcatttattagtatagtttatttgacttactaatttagcctataaataggctcctttacaatcttagaattaagagacacctattagattagaactcataacacattcagagaattttgtgtttacgtttgagggttctttgtttttcgggttttcggggtttagtttttatctccatcttttatactcttcattcttttgccattatagtaaaattatctttgcccgtggttttttatcctcttttgaggggtttttccacgttaaatttgtgtgttcatcttctcaatttcttctactatttttacttgttcgttgcttaatcgggacgatcctaactagtggtatcagagctagtttaactttcatagatcagcccggtcagagatggcagcaacaaggtttgaaattgagaagttcgatggtgagacaaatttcaatctgtggcaagttcggatgatggcaattctagttcaaaatggcttgaaaaaggttgttacagggaaaaagcctgagaatctaaatcaaacagaatgggaagagcttgatgaaaaggccttgtctgcaatccagttgtgcctcgcgaatacagtattgcaggaggtattgatggagaagacctcattcgccttgtggaaaaggttagaaactctttatgcgactaagtctctggctaaccgtttagtgttgaaacaacgtctatttacgtttcgcatgaacgaatgtgagctttttaaagatcacatcagtcaattcattactcttttaaatgatttaaagaacgttgaggttcatattgacgatgaagatcaagctatgctattattgtgctctttaccctcttcatacaagtctttcagggagaccctgatttatggcagagacaaactctcgttcgaagatgtgaagggtcatttgttgagtagagacaaacttgacaatgagtttgatttgaatagcaaagcagatagacaagcttccgttttggtagcatcaaagaaacgagacaaaaggtgtcgctattgcaaaaagttaggtcacgtcaaagcagattgttataaactgcgaaataaaagagctgctgagagtaacgaggaagatgtagctggtgctaatttggtcgatgaaggcggtgatgatttcttgttagtgtcaacgagcgataactccaaacttacgtctgagtggatcctagattcaggatgttctttccacatgtgtcccaatagagaatggttctccacatacagttcagttgaaggtggagttgtgcacatgggaaacgattcatctagtaaaataatcggtattggtactgttaaaattaggatacacgatgggacgattaggacactctcagatgtcaggtatgtacctgatttacgaaagaatctcatctccttgagtattttagacttgaaaggatgcagaatcaacatcgagtcgagcgacattaaagtatctcgtggagctctcgttttgttaaaaggtaaaagaaccggcagtctttatattctggaaggttctacagtgaccggtgaaatcggacgtccctcgtccgttacggagtcaaagtcaactcatttgaagcggagacaacttggtcataggagggaaaaaggtatgaccgtttcgttgaagagaggttctcttttggatgcaggttttgaaaagttagggcactgtattcatgaaaatcagacccgggttagttttgatttggcagtgcacaagtcgaaggctagaagtcttccagcttctaagcatagattcgactcagttaattccctgcatagttcaagataggcccgtggcgggttttggcaaagatggcattgaaagaatttgtgtcaaggtggagattgttagaattgtgtaacccaaattctaagagattgcttgcaagtcaagttaaacaaaaatatattttctttctagaagatttagtatttattagtataatatatttagcatttattagtatagtttatttgacttactaatttagcctataaataggctcctttacaatcttagaattaagagacacccattagattagaactcataacacattcagagaattttgtgtttacgtttgagggttctttgttttttgggttttcggggtttagtttttatctccatcttttatactcttcgttcttttgccattatagtaaaattatctttgcccgtggttttttatcctcttttgaggggtttttccacgttaaatttgtgtgttcatcttctcaatttcttctactatttttacttgttcgttgcttaatcgggacgatcctaacaatcTCCAACCAGCGCTCATTGCTGTATTGTTAGCTTTTCAATCTAGATTATATATGCTTTATGTTAATATAGGACCTAAAATTATGTAATGAAAGCATGTGTAAAATGTTCAAAGAGATTGTGCTTAGCCCACAAAACAAGTTCATGTTCCATGTTGGTTTTAATGGCATGATGTTAATTAATTAGGAGACCAATTAATGTTCCAAATATATTAGAATTAAGTGCAGGACCAGACTATGAATCAACTTTTAAACGTTTTGTCCACCAATGCTTCCCATGCCACGCAAGTCACGGGCTTTCTAAGAAAATTGTTCCAAAACATATAGATTATCAacatttttaggttaaaatatgtcttatttgtatttttaagaagttaatttttttattttttttaaattaaaatttaagtctaattgttaatattgttaattttttattaaattcaagttaattacaacctccttttttttaaatacaaggcTACTAagtgagtaatttttttttatttcaaaatgtcacaacgAGTTTAACCAAAAAAGTGTCAATAGTTGGATgcgaattttaaaattagaaaaagtaaagaaattaaattactaaaagtaTAAATACAAGGATTGAATTCCTAAATTTCAAAAAGTGAAGGGACTATATGCACATTTTAACCACATTTTTAGCACAACATCAATATGATAATTCACGGTGATGatatattttctaattaaattagattttaccAGGAAAAAAaccaatttatttgttaattattattttaagtgtgataagtacaatataattaaagtatatacaaatatatatttgaataatcaCAAGTATTTCTTGTGGGGCATGGAACAATATTATCAAGTCGCAGGTATCGACAATAAGCCAATCAAGCTATAAATGAGGCCTATAGCTAAGTATTTTGGAGTGAAGGGAGTTGTAGCTAAATATTAGTTAGCGGTGTTGTGGGTGTTCTACATAACCTCAAAGTAGAATTAAACTATTAAAACACAAATAAACTAATAATTGACACAATCCAACCTAAAGTTGACGAATTGAATTAATTAGACTAAAACCCACACATGATGGAATTGGGAGACCCACGTATTTAAACTTGAATATTTAGAACTTAAAACCTCCACCTTTGTCAACTGAGTTAAGACTTTATTAATGGTCTTTATCTGACCTCTTTTTGATATTATGCATCACTCTAATTCGTAGATAATTTTTTCTCTCAACATATTTAGTTgagtactttatttttttttatatctatcAATATTAGATAATTACATTGAGTGAACTTATTAAACTTGAAATTGAGTTAAATAAAATCCCTAACAAGAGACTATACTATATTATTCATCCTCAAAACTCAAACTTAAGATTTTATCATCCATCTCagtattttttaaacataaacaaaaagCAATAGGCAATTTTCAAAATCTATTTTCTGCAAAGATTGCAGAAAATTAATGGTTACGCTCGTGGCATAGCGGAGTTGCGTTTTgacgtttattttattttcaaacagGCTGTTGCATGTGGCCATCTACTTCACAGGACAGTGTAGTACATACCTAATCTAAAATTATCTTTCCATAGATACATACAAATTCATAGAGGAGGAGGGAAAGAGGGTCACACATTCAGTTGAGCCCCCACAAACCAAATCATTGATTCCAAAACAAGATAAGGAAATCACCTATTCGAAGAAAAACTCCCAAATTGCTTAAATAAATAGGAAATATGAAGCTTCGGACAGTCTCATCTATGACTACAAAACCGTGTTATGAGTTCATCTTTCAGGTTAGTTGGTcttatcaaataaaatttcaACAGGGGTCGGCAAACATCTCAAAGGCAGGCTCTTATCCACGACTTAAAGCCTCTAAACtccaaatcaatatatatatatataaaatacaatttgCATTGCAAATTAAAACCATTGGCTCTCTCCGAGCTGTGATCTTCATTTCaccatgaaaataataataaagaaaggaagaaagaacgCGGCATTTCCTTGAGACGGTGACAAAGAGTCAAGATTTGTGGCTCCTTCATGGCGGCAGGCACATGTGCAGCCAcgtcattttcattttcacatcAAATTTGGTACGGATACCTATAATGGTCAATAAAATATCACGTGTCATTGTTACGAAAATAATTGATTCATTGTCGATTTTACCATAACAAAGTGATAATGATTTACGAATAATTTTTCTCAACGATAGTGTAGATCACCATACCAAAGTAAAACATTTAAGATACTTAATCACGGTATTCATACCAGCACGACAATGTAGTCAACACTAAATTATGacatataacattttttttaaaatttgttgatcaAGTGTTTATTATAGGATGATTTTGTGTACGGAAAAATGGAAATAAAGGAACTTATATCATAAGCAAAACATTAATTTTCACTATTAAAAATGCGATAAAAACAGATTTTGCTGTGGGTAAAGTAAATTCATGGCAAGAGAGTTAGGAATGTCGGTACCAATTATCTGTATAATTAAGTGAAGTgtaaaaaactaaactaaaatagCTGAAGTCATCAAAATTCAATGGTCATCTTTTTTGTATAAAGCTTTAATTTACACctatataataattattagttTGTAGGAAACCTCAACCTCGATCATCAATGCCAGATTGATTTTGGTACTCATACCTATAATGCTCAGCAAAATACCTAATGAAGTTTAACCagatatataaagaaaattaaaaaaagtagaaTTGGATGTCAACCGATGTATTCGTGCACTTAGAATGTTAATTTTGAGAGGATCAAGTTAAAATTAGAcgtgtttcataaattttttttcttataacatatattatgtaggtttatttttttattaagaatattttttaatattatttttaattctataaaaatattggagAGACCTACTTCTATATTTGGGAGGAccatagtatatatataaaagaagaaattgaaaaatctTAGATCTTATGGGGGCCATCACCCCCTAGATCACTTAGTGACTCCGAATGGAATTTACTTATAttcatttacttaattaattataattttggacaaaggATGAGTATTTCCAAAtgtcaatatttttttttagtgAATGGAAGACACAAAGTGAGATTACAGAAAATTATTAAAGAAAGAAGTTGATTTCATTAAATGTTTTCAAATTACAACtctcatttaatttaaattgattttaaaattttaaaattttaaaatattctaattgcatttttaaattatttacataatagggtttaagtaatgaatttttaaaaaattggataTTAGATGAATTGATTAGGTCAAACCATGCAAAAATCATTAAAGAATTGAGTTAACTGCACTAAATGTCTTCAAAttataactcttattttaaatttatttttaaattttagaacattctaattacatcttcaaattattgatgttatatcaataaggtCCTTCCATTACTAAACTTGTTAATTCAACTTTTAAATGAGACGACAAATCTtgtgtgacataatttaaaatgaaaaacttaACGAAAAAAGAATATTGTAAAAATTGATGTTGTAAAAATCTTGGAATTGAGGTTTTCAAAGCTTTTATAGAAACTACCATTCACACTCTTTTTTTTCccaattttactttaatttttagtttttaattttaaaagttgtaaggaaaaattttaccttttttttttaaattttcattttaaattatatcatataAGATTTTAGGCTAAATTAACTAACAGTTACTCAACTTTGGAGTAGCTAACAAAACAATCGCCTatgtttcattttaaattatatcatataAGATTTTAGGCTAAATTAACTAACAGTTACTCAACTTTGGAGTAGCTAATAAAACAATCGCCTATgtttcatttcaatcactcaactttagaaaaataacaaaataatcctTTTAACCATTTCCCATTATAGACGTAATGAAAAAGTGACATGACATTTAACGAAGGGTTAGCTGCCATTTAAACAACCCCATAGCCCTAGCTGGGCaacagaaaagaagaaaagaggaaaagaaaaaaaaagagaggagaagaagaagaagaagaagaagaagaagaagaagaagaagaagaagaagaagaagaagaaatggacaTACCCTAGCTACGACCGTTTTGTTCCTCCAAGGTGGAGCCACCACTCAGTTCGCTGCTATCTATTGAATCTCTGcccctttttttattctcttttcctttccttttcttttctttttcttaactCTAGTTGTCGTTGTTCATGACTTTCTTTGGCTAATCGTCATCACCAAATGGCTCATCTTTGATTTTCTCCAATCTCACTTTAGATTTTCCAATAGGCCTTCAAAATCCCAAGATTAAAACCTTAAAGCTTCGAACAAGGCTTCAACAGATCTTCACCGTCCACCATCTGATCACCACCATATTCCGGCCATAGCTTTTCTTCGACCAACCATGACTTTTGACCACTCGGATCATCAAACTGGTGGCTTGAGTTCTCCAACCCACAAAACCCGAAATGGGTGTGGGTTTCTTCTCCTTTTATTCtcttcttttttagttttttttcttctctcttttgaTTTAGGCCAATTTGGGATTGTTATTCTTTTTTTGTTGGTTTGATTTTGGATGCTTgttatttggtatttttttttgctgatttttgttgttttgttgtCGATTTTGATTTGAAGCTTCATAACATCGCCACAAGCAGGAGCTCCGACCAAACCGATGCCGATGAACGGGTTGTGATGGGATCTCCCTTGACGTTAGCCCAAGCAACCGTTTTGATGCCAGCCTCAACATTTTCACTGTCGATTTTCAATTTTCACTaccatgaaaaaaaaatcaagcttcATGGTAGCTAAGAGCTTTTCCAGGTTCCACCTGCCAAAATTTTTTTTCCCATTCTGGGCCctagttttaggtaaattttgggtaaaTTCCATGTCAATCAACCACGTCAGCTAATTGGGTTttcaacgtggcaagttaactggctATATCAGTGGTCCCGTTAAGTCAGTAACAGAAAATGTTAATTGATTTGTCACTTTTTGATAATGTTActgattgttttgttatttttctaaagttgagtgactaaaatgaaacctaggtgactgttttgtcagctaccccaaaattgagtgactgttggtATAATTTACCCAAGATTTTACCtgtcatttaatagttaaattaatgtTTCAATAATGAAAagacttaattgatataatatcaatagtttaaagatgtaattagaatgttttaaagtgtaaaaatcaatttaaaatgagAGTCATAATTTAAGGATGTTTAATGCAATTAACTCTTAAAAAAAAGATCAAACAAGATTTAATGAAACTACGTACGTGGCAGCCCCTCAACAGTAACAGTACCATTGAGTCTCATTCGTCGAAAGAAATCAGCACCGTCAATTTCACAAAATATTCATTTGTGTCGTAGCCAAGATCCCCCCCCCCCCCATAAATTCCCAAATCCATCCTAGCTTCCTTTAACCTCAAAAGCCTCAAAGCTCAGCTCTCTCTTCGCCATTTTTACATTCAAAAGTCGGACACCCATAAAGCAGAGCCAGTGTAAGGATGTTGTCTAGCAAGGCAAGCTGCAATTCTCATGGACAGGATTCTTCCTACTTCCTGGGATGGCAACTTTACGAGAATAATCCATTTCATGAAGTTGAAAACCCAACAGGAATCATTCAGATGGGGCTTGCTGAGAATCAGGTGATTAACCCCATTAATGCATAATGTTTTACTTACACTAACATCTCTTAATAATcccaaactatatatatatatttgtttcgtGAAAACTCATTCCTTATTTATTATTGCAAAAAGAGGACAGTTTTCATATActaaattatagtttttattttttttttcccttAGCTTTCTTTCGACCTTGTCGAATCATGGCTTAGAAAAAACCCGGACGTCATGGAACTGAAGAAGGGTGGAGAATCTGTATTCAGGGAACTAGCTCTCTTCCAAGACTATCACGGATTGCCTACTTTCAAAAATGTAACTATATATCAtttgccatataaccaaaataaaatccTATGCACATCGGTTCTTggtgtataaatatatatataattctgaAACATATACATGGTCACTTCACTTGTATAGGAACTGGTGGAGTACATGGCAAAAATTAGAGGAAACAAGGTCAAGTTCGATCCCAACAACCTAGTGCTTGCCGCTGGTGCAACTTCAGCTAACGAGACTTTAATCTTTTGCCTCGCCGATCCTGGTGAAGCTATTCTTCTTCCTACACCGTACTACCCTGGgtaactttaaatatatattgtatatatactccctgaattaaatattattgacaaattgtaataatatatatacttttgttCCAGGTTCGACAGGGATCTTAAATGGAGGACTGGAGTGGAAATTGTTCCGGTGCATTGCTGGAGCTCAAATGGATTCAGAATTACCATGTTTGCACTGGAAGAAGCCTACGAAAGAGCTCAAAAGCTTAACCTCAAAGTTAAAGGGGTTTTGATAACGAATCCTTCGAATCCACTGGGCACAACAATGACCAAAGAGGAGCTCGACCACCTCATTACTTTCGCCGTGGCCAAAAACATTCATGTCATAAGCGATGAAGTTTTTTCAGGAACAGTCTTCGACTCACCTGGTTTCATAAGCATT
The genomic region above belongs to Gossypium hirsutum isolate 1008001.06 chromosome D05, Gossypium_hirsutum_v2.1, whole genome shotgun sequence and contains:
- the LOC107903140 gene encoding 1-aminocyclopropane-1-carboxylate synthase 3; this translates as MLSSKASCNSHGQDSSYFLGWQLYENNPFHEVENPTGIIQMGLAENQLSFDLVESWLRKNPDVMELKKGGESVFRELALFQDYHGLPTFKNELVEYMAKIRGNKVKFDPNNLVLAAGATSANETLIFCLADPGEAILLPTPYYPGFDRDLKWRTGVEIVPVHCWSSNGFRITMFALEEAYERAQKLNLKVKGVLITNPSNPLGTTMTKEELDHLITFAVAKNIHVISDEVFSGTVFDSPGFISILEAAMDRNLENTDVWSRIHIVYSLSKDLGLPGFRVGMIYSNNKTVVGASTKMSSFGLVSSQTQYLLTNVLASKRFTSKYMKENQKRLKKRKEMLVSGLKKSGIECLKSNAGLFCWVDMRHLLSSNTLEAETKLWNQMVCDVGLNISPGSSFHCSEPGWFRVCFANMSRGTLQVAMRRIKDFVERSNFMGRIKMNYQQNMSSLSRKLLSNWVRKLSSPDPNEHER